Proteins from a genomic interval of Poecile atricapillus isolate bPoeAtr1 chromosome 1, bPoeAtr1.hap1, whole genome shotgun sequence:
- the TAF1D gene encoding TATA box-binding protein-associated factor RNA polymerase I subunit D, with the protein MTDTDESHASGSDYPDAQELISHQQREPSEVYSWQRNTGTQCSESRQKTAALGESSDHPNSMSKSSAASAEVLLISSDSETDVSAYPECSIAPSKQKRRYQYSRQQAEPVTGVPDNESSSDSSLSPQSPAKSLEGSKQQKSKLNLKAIFAYHFRGRKFKAAAHRKYKIHSKKSKKKYKSTQMPTGRPPLTASPQEQKRRLLDRGFQFPFVEEHYGKKHIPLKMVLGYEQAAAKGFFKYIEVLKYEEHLKKALKALQASDDLEKECVVLRKHKYLDDEGPISPIQETGDDEDSLNSDTQEQLDARVVENSSFILSSTIPSKKKSKPGGKRAKPPEVIEIVDEEDGAEDNSVPLQCSPW; encoded by the exons ATGACTGATACAGATGAATCCCATGCTTCTGGCTCTGATTACCCTGATGCCCAAGAGCTGATCAGCCATCAGCAGAGGGAGCCATCTGAGGTGTATTCATGGCAAAGGAATACAGGAACACAGTGTTCGGAGTCAAGGCAGAAAACGGCTGCTCTTGGGGAGTCTTCAGATCATCCTAATAGCATGTCTAAATCATCAGCAGCTTCAGCTGAGGTTTTACTGATTAGCAGTGATTCAGAAAC tgATGTCTCTGCTTATCCTGAGTGCTCCATTGCACcttcaaagcagaaaaggaGATATCAGTATTCAAGGCAACAAGCTGAACCTGTTACAGGAGTACCTGACAATGAAAGCTCCTCAGATTCTTCTCTGTCTCCCCAAAGTCCAGCGAAATCATTGGAAGGTTCCAAGCAGCAGAAGTCAAAACTCAATTTGAAGGCCATTTTTGCCTATCACTTCAGGGGAAGGAAGTTCAAAGCAGCTGCACACCGAAAATACAAAATTCACTCAAAGAAGAGCAAGAAAAAGTATAAGAGCACACAGATGCCCACAGGGAGGCCCCCACTAACAGCCTCACCTCAGGAACAAAAAAGGAGGCTTTTAGACAGAGGTTTTCAATTCCCTTTTGTTGAAGAACATTATGGGAAGAAACATATTCCCTTAAAGATGGTTCTTGGCTATGAG caAGCAGCTGCAAAGGGATTTTTCAAGTATATTGAAGTGCTTAAATATGAGGAGCATcttaaaaaagctttaaaagccCTTCAGGCCAGTGACGACTTAGAAAAAGAGTGTGTGGTGTTACGGAAACACAAATACTTAGATGATGAAGGCCCCATTTCCCCTATTCAGGAGACAGG tgatgaTGAGGACAGCTTGAATTCTGATACTCAGGAACAACTTGATGCCAGAGTAGTG GAGAACAGCTCTTTCATTCTAAGTAGCACAATTCCCAGTAAAAAAAAGTCAAAGCCAGGAGGAAAACGTGCAAAACCACCTGAAGTGATTGAAATAGTGGATGAAGAAGATGGTGCTGAAGACAACTCCGTGCCTCTGCAATGCTcaccttggtga